The window TAGCCATGTTGATGCGATGATTAATACTGTCAATAAGGTAAAAAATCTGGTTAGTCTCTTGTAATAGCATATGCCCATGCTCAGTTAATTTAAGCTGCCGTAAATGACGTTCAAATAAACTCATGCCTAGTCGAGATTCTAGGCTCTGTATTGCTCGACTTAGCGATGATTGATCTACATATAGTTTTGCGGCTGCATGCCCAAAATTAAGCTCTTGCGCAACTACTCTAAAATACTTCAGTTTTTTTAGATTCATACATCCACCTTTATATTTTTACATATTTTTTCCTTTAATAAAGACATGACATTTGTCTTAAACTTACTAACTTTTTATCAATCTGTTAGCAATTCTTTTTATAAGCTATTTTGATAAATATCAATTTATTTTCACTCAGATCATTAGCTGATTTGAGGATTACTGATATAAAGCAAGGGATAAGTAAACATCTGTGAATAGTGGATTTTAAAATTCATCACAATTCTCTGTTTAGAAATGATTAAACACCACTAACACAATTGTATTGGCAGGAGAAAGGGGCGATTATATTTGATAATTTATTATATACGGGTCAAAGCCATTGATGGCAGCAGAAATATTACCATTATGACTTCATTCCATACATTCTTTTAATTCACTTAATAATGTACTAGCATCAATTTTTAAGTTCTTAAAGAAATAGTTGTCCATATCATGATGATGCCATAATGAATTAATGATTTCATGAGGATCGGTGACCACGTAGTTATGGCCTTGGATTGCCTCGCAATGAAGACAAACATTGGCCATATAATGCTCATTGAGTGTTTTACTGTACTTCATTTTAACAGTTGGTACATTTAAGCTAAGCAGACGATCAATACTGGAAATATCTCCGACTCCAATCCCATGTAATACGAAAAAAAATGGATCTAATTCAGAGAGCTCGTAATACAAATAATACGAATAGACCGGCGTTTCTTGCTGACATTTCCAACACTTTTTTTGCCATTGATAAATATTGATACCATATTTACGAATGAATTCATAAACTAATTCGGGGATCTTTAACGTTGATTTACAAACTGGATAATGGGAACAACCTGCAAATACCCCATATTTACCGTCTCGTATCACATAATGCCCTTCACAGGTTTTACATTGGATAAATTTATTCATATTTATTATTCTAGTTATCTATAACCTACCATTAAATTGCCTTATTTATGGCTATTTTGCAATAGTAGTGAGTATAAATAATATTTCCCCTAGAAAAGTAAGTATATTGGAATAAGCTAATCAACTCTAACCTATTATTTTTAGGGGGGATTACCACACCAGTTTTAGTTGACCATTAAAGTTTGATCTGACCTGCCTCGTTTAAAGAGATACAGGTGTGAGTTGCACAAATAAATTATTTTACAAAAATTTCTTTTTTCAAAAAAGCTAATTTTCTTTTCACACCAATTTTAGGATTTATTTCTAACGCCTCTTCATATACAGCAATAGCTTTCGAATACTCACTTAAAAGTTCATAGGCCAATCCTTGTACTTTTAATGCTAAAGCCTTCCATGATTGATTACTATCAGCCCCAATTTTTCTTGCTTTAATAATAGCATCAAGGATTTTTCTTGTTTTTTCCAACGGTAAATTAGACTCTTTGAGCATTTCCTCGGCTGTGAAAATGATTACATCATATCTATCTGACTTTAGGCGAGCCTCTTGAAACTCTTTTATATCAAGAAATATCCCTTGAATATTATAACGAAATTTTCCTATATCATTAAAATTGACGATCAGATATTTTTTCTCTTCATCAAACTCATAACTATCAGCCCAGCTAACTGGAGATATTGAAAATAATTGTTTGTTATTTTGAACATCAAATAAAAATAATTTATTACCATCTTCATTATCACTATTAGCTGTTTGGCATACAGCTAAATTTCCTGTTGAAGATAAAGAACTGTTAATAATATTAGCAGAAAAATTTTTATTGAATATAGCATTTCCATGATTATCAAAAACATAAAAACTACCTGATAGCTCATTATT is drawn from Orbaceae bacterium BiB and contains these coding sequences:
- a CDS encoding topoisomerase DNA-binding C4 zinc finger domain-containing protein, with translation MNKFIQCKTCEGHYVIRDGKYGVFAGCSHYPVCKSTLKIPELVYEFIRKYGINIYQWQKKCWKCQQETPVYSYYLYYELSELDPFFFVLHGIGVGDISSIDRLLSLNVPTVKMKYSKTLNEHYMANVCLHCEAIQGHNYVVTDPHEIINSLWHHHDMDNYFFKNLKIDASTLLSELKECME
- a CDS encoding tetratricopeptide repeat protein; this encodes MFSYDFYLYHRGDICLFFWRGSGCRERGNGSFLLYNSFTDCLITIDKQLERPNHGVVVNNGYFSIEDWHFNNELSGSFYVFDNHGNAIFNKNFSANIINSSLSSTGNLAVCQTANSDNEDGNKLFLFDVQNNKQLFSISPVSWADSYEFDEEKKYLIVNFNDIGKFRYNIQGIFLDIKEFQEARLKSDRYDVIIFTAEEMLKESNLPLEKTRKILDAIIKARKIGADSNQSWKALALKVQGLAYELLSEYSKAIAVYEEALEINPKIGVKRKLAFLKKEIFVK